In Chitinibacter sp. SCUT-21, a single genomic region encodes these proteins:
- a CDS encoding S41 family peptidase — MPNKPYSRWQKISLLAAGAGLGAVLSLSLTATADKEASSNPLPIDELRAFSTVFGLIKQSYVEPVEDKKLINEAIKGMVSGLDPHSSYLDENDFKDLKASTQGEFGGLGLEVNMEDGLVRIVSPIEDTPAYRAGIKAGDYIVKIDDLQVQGISLNEAVSKMRGKPGTSVTLTVLRKGESKPLVLNLKRAIIKTLSVKSKLAEPGYGYIRVTQFQEKTTENLAQAIEALYKENKAPLKGLVLDLRNDPGGLLDGAVGVSAAFLPKDVLVVYTEGRTADAKIKLTASPQYYQRDAGKDYFKTTPKDVKSVPLVVLVNGGSASASEIVAGALQDHKRALVVGTQTFGKGSVQTILPIDAKSALKLTTARYFTPNGRSIQAKGITPDIVVEEATLNGKEDNGFRLREADLGRHLDNPTDKDAGKATPAPSNTTKAPAKPSTKVGSEVESEENPRELVSKSDYQLQQALNVLKVQQLLLNKPASK, encoded by the coding sequence ATGCCTAACAAGCCATACAGCCGCTGGCAAAAAATTAGCCTTTTGGCTGCGGGTGCCGGTCTCGGCGCCGTACTTAGCCTTTCACTGACTGCTACGGCAGATAAAGAAGCCAGTAGCAATCCGCTACCGATTGATGAGTTACGCGCATTTTCTACCGTGTTTGGCCTGATCAAACAAAGCTATGTTGAACCAGTGGAAGATAAAAAACTGATCAATGAAGCGATTAAAGGCATGGTGTCAGGGCTCGATCCGCATTCAAGCTATCTGGACGAAAATGACTTCAAAGATCTGAAAGCCAGCACCCAAGGCGAGTTTGGTGGCTTGGGTCTTGAAGTGAATATGGAAGACGGCCTCGTTCGTATCGTATCGCCTATTGAAGACACGCCAGCGTATCGTGCAGGCATTAAGGCTGGCGACTACATCGTTAAAATTGATGATTTGCAAGTCCAGGGCATTTCCTTGAATGAAGCTGTGTCGAAAATGCGCGGCAAACCTGGCACTAGCGTGACGCTAACGGTATTGCGTAAAGGTGAATCAAAACCGTTGGTGCTGAATTTAAAACGCGCGATCATTAAAACGCTAAGCGTGAAATCCAAGTTAGCCGAGCCCGGCTACGGCTATATCCGCGTTACGCAGTTCCAAGAGAAAACCACGGAAAACCTCGCCCAAGCAATTGAAGCTTTGTACAAAGAAAACAAAGCGCCACTCAAAGGCTTGGTGCTGGATTTACGTAACGATCCGGGCGGCTTGCTCGATGGTGCCGTCGGTGTATCGGCCGCCTTCTTGCCGAAAGACGTATTGGTGGTTTACACCGAAGGCCGCACCGCAGATGCAAAAATTAAGCTGACCGCAAGCCCGCAATATTATCAGCGTGATGCCGGCAAAGACTATTTCAAAACCACGCCGAAAGACGTGAAATCGGTGCCACTGGTTGTGCTAGTCAATGGTGGCTCAGCCTCGGCATCTGAAATCGTTGCGGGTGCTTTGCAAGATCATAAACGCGCACTGGTAGTTGGCACACAAACCTTTGGTAAAGGCTCGGTACAAACCATTTTGCCAATCGATGCCAAGAGCGCACTGAAGTTAACAACTGCACGTTACTTCACGCCAAATGGCCGCTCAATTCAAGCCAAAGGTATTACGCCAGATATCGTCGTTGAAGAAGCAACACTTAACGGCAAAGAAGACAATGGTTTCCGTCTGCGCGAAGCCGATTTGGGTCGTCACCTCGATAATCCTACCGACAAAGACGCAGGCAAAGCCACACCAGCGCCAAGCAACACGACTAAAGCGCCAGCCAAGCCCAGCACCAAAGTGGGTAGCGAAGTGGAAAGCGAAGAAAACCCACGTGAATTGGTATCGAAGTCTGACTACCAATTGCAACAAGCTTTGAACGTACTGAAAGTGCAGCAATTGCTCCTGAATAAACCAGCTAGCAAGTAA